CAAGGCTTTCAGCAGCGTTTCAGCAATGCGTATCCGCTGCGCCGGATCTTCGCCCTCTGCCGCCTGATACCAGCGGCCCAGCAGATTTTCTCTTAGCTCACGCTGGATCTCCGTTCGCTGACTGGCAATGCGTTGCAGTTTGCCCTCAAGACGCACCTCATTGACCAGGTAGCCAGCCATGCGCTGCACGCCTTTCGCATCCATCGCCAGCATCGCGCCCCAGGCGTCGCCCGGATTGCCGACAAAACGCTGCACTGCCGCATCACAATGATGGCCATGAGTAATGCGCTGGTCGAACGGTGTCATGGCCCAGATTAGCCCCGGCTTGCGCCCGTTGCGTAGTGCACTGGTTTCTCCCTGGGTCTGTTTAACCCAGAAGTCCAGCAAGCGCCCTACGGGGCGGATCTCATCTCGCCGTGCCGCGGCACTGCACACCAGCAGATGAGTGATATCCTGCTGCTGTGCGGCGCGCTGAAGCAGGAACGGACGTCGCGCCTGTAAAAAATCCAGCGCCAGGGCATGCTGTTCATCGTCCGGCAGTACCGCAGATGCGTCAAATCCCGGATAATCAAGGAGATCGACTTCGCTAAACAAATCTTCACGCGGCGCGCTGTACAAGGGCAACAGGATCTCCCGGCTCAACAGCGTGAGTTCTGCCAACGCTACGCTGACGGCGGGTAGCGCGCGCCCGTTGTGGCGCGGCTGTACCTGTAATGTCAGGTCTGACGAGGCGTTAAACTGACTGACGCCGGAACGGTAGAGCAGGCTGTAACAGGGTTCATCCACTATGCTCAGCGGAGCACGCACCTGACCCACGCAGGAAAGATGATGCAACACGTGCGCCAGCTGGCGGTATAGCGCGGTGAGCTGGCGATCTTCGCCCCACAGCAGAGAAAACAGACGGGCGCGGTCATCCACGCCCAGCTGCGGGGCCAGCTCGACCGCCTGCGGCCAGAAGTGGCTCTCCAGCGCCGCGCGAGTTGGCAAGCTCTGGTGAAGGGTATCCCACAGCGCGACCATTTGAGCACGGTCGATACCGTCGATCCCCTCTGGCTGGCGATACATCGCCACGTTTTTTAGCTTATCTTCAAGCTGATGTTCGTCAAGCGCCGCTTTTTCTTCAACACGTTGACCGCTAGTCTGATGATATTGCAGCGCCAGAACCGCCACCAGTTCGCATTCGGTGAGCAGCTCCAGCTGAACCGGCCAACCGCTGTCGCCGACGTGTTGCTGCCCACTGAAGCGCAGAACCAGGTTAGCCGTTTGCTGCTGTGGGTTAAGCTGTCCGGCGTAGTCGAGTACGCTGTTGCCCAGTGCACACTCGACGCGCCCTTTGTCGCTGGCTGCCAGCGCGCCAATAAGATAAGACTTGCCGGCCTGCGCCAGGCCAAACAGGCCAATGGCGCAAGGAAGTTCGGCCTGGCGAGTCAGCACGCTGGCGCGGTTGTGCTGGCGCACCAGCTTGATTGCCAGACGGTCTGCTTCGCGATCCAGACGGCGTGACTGCTGGCGAGTGACCTCCAGCCATTCCAGCGCTTTGCCAATGCCTCTGTTAAGGGCATCACGTCGGTTATTCACCTGCGCGGAAAGAATATTATGAAGAGATTTCATTTTTTGTAGACGCTCCCGCTGTCAATCCAGTAATGCGTCGTGCCCGAACCGCTGCCGGCCAGCGTATTGAGCTTCAGATGCAGGTGTTCCAGCGGAACCTGGCTACCGTCATCCAGAGTGGCATCGGCAATCGCAAAACGTTCCGGGCCGAAGTCGCCGAACGGACGGCTTACCGCCAGCTTGATACGCAGTACCTTATCGCCAGCCACGCTACGTGCCAGCTGCGGGTCGATAATCGTCAGTGTATACAGTGGCGACGCGGGCCAGCGGTCATTATCCAGCTGGCGGAAACCGAGCGTTAGCGCGCCACGTACCTGAAAGCGGCTGCGCACATCCAGATTAAAATGCTGTTGGTCGAGATCAATATCGCTGTACCAGACGTTATCTGCCGTCAGCGCGCCCGTTCCATCAAGCATACCCAGATAGCGAATGGTGGAATAGGGCTGGAAATCACCGGCCTTAAACCAAAAGTTGCCAAGACGCAGATCCAGCGAAAGCAGGCACAGCATTGCCCCAACCGCCGCGGTAGATTTCGGATTTTCGATTTTTCCCTGTTTGTTAAACGGATACCAGTCGTTAGTGTGATAGCCATCCAGAGATAAAATACGGCTAACCGGCAGCGGCTGCAAATGACGGAACAGCGCCTGTACGCCGGGAAAACGAGAGGGGCGGCCGGTTAACAGCAGCACGTCACAGTCATAAACGGCCACGACTTCAGACATCGAACGCAGGCTGTGGGTGATATTCATGCGCGGCGACAGGAATTCCGCATGCAGCTTACTGAGCCGAACGATCAGCACAACGTCCAGAATGTTAAACGCCGGCGAATCGCCGGGCAGCTCGCCCTGTATTTCTCGATTAATATAATCGAGCAGCTTTTCGGTCGGTGCCTGTGCCAGTAATTCCCCCAGACGTGCATCAATTTCTGCATTGATATCGAGCGGATCGAAATTTTCGTAGGCGGCAAGGATGGCCTGGCCCAATGGCATAAACAGCTGCAACGTAACCTGCTGGCGCAGCGTAGAGTGACCGTCCATATAGCCTTCATGACCAAAAAGGCGGGTCATCACGGCTTCCGGATTAACCATTCCGGCCTGTTTAAACGCGGCCTGTAACGCGGGGAGCACGTACAGCTGGATCACGTCCAGCAGGATATCATCTCCCGCCAGCTTGAAGCCTTCGCGAAACAGCAGGCGTGGTGAAATCTTCACGTTGTTACCCACGCCGTCGTCCAGCCGATACTGGGTGATGGCTAAATCGGTGGTGCCGCCGCCAATATCGATTGAGGCGATGCGCAGCGTTTTACCTGCGGGTTCATCGGCCGATCGGGCGCGGTCAGGGCGCGCCATGCTGGCAAAGAAAGCCTCCGCACGACCGCCAAAGTTGACCTGTGTTTCGTTATAGAGATACACCATTTGGCCACAGGTGGCCTCATCCCATTCCATCTGCACCTGAGGAACGGGCACGCTGCTTTTTGCCTGGTCCTGCATATGGGTAAAATCATCGTCCTGTGGGTGCCAGCCCATCGCTTTCCATACCAGCGCAATCGCTTCCTGCATACGGCGACGGAATATTTCGCGTTCGGGTTTGGGCATCGCCGAAGGCAGGGTGAGGATAATATTGCGCAGCTGGCGCGGCGCGCTGCTGTGCAGCATTTTGTGACGTTGTAACGGACTGTTCATCTGTAGCAGCGCCTGCGCCAACAGTTCGGACAGCATCAGGCTCATCAGCGAGCTGCGGCTGTAATGCGCGGCAAATACCGGAAGACGATCCTCCAGCGCGATGCGGTACAGCGGCTGCCCCTCGTCGTTAATCAAATTGGTGAGCGGCGCGGCGATGGCGAGCGATTCCTGCATCAGCTTGCCCGGCATACGGCTAAAGCGCCAACCCGGCGTATAGCTCTCCTCATCCCACAGATAGCGGCGCGGACTGGAGA
This DNA window, taken from Erwinia tasmaniensis Et1/99, encodes the following:
- a CDS encoding virulence factor SrfB, which encodes MLAKMTDFKPNMTLIQDSGIQFLDFALTPDLAADWPGKFVRQTANGPLLRLNYHPQSGKYLLPQAAGTPEEVVKPEFSFPLEQSLTLLNGQWLPLPFFRFNPPCTFIGGPDNWARVQIVALDEADAGGNTHQVVLAFDTKVWPDGEDESLALNENDVKNGVSFSLAHHSNDLAEFLDHTWVDGWLREAFSESASLLEQRPQVNIKTALREFEYQAHYLNILHLLAHQLPLPELKISTATLQQPAISVDLILDVGNSHTCGIMVEDHTDDHQGLRHTYELQMRNLSHPHQLYNELFESRVEFAQASFGKQNFSLESGRDDAFIWPSITRVGREAAQLALQRLGTEGATGLSSPRRYLWDEESYTPGWRFSRMPGKLMQESLAIAAPLTNLINDEGQPLYRIALEDRLPVFAAHYSRSSLMSLMLSELLAQALLQMNSPLQRHKMLHSSAPRQLRNIILTLPSAMPKPEREIFRRRMQEAIALVWKAMGWHPQDDDFTHMQDQAKSSVPVPQVQMEWDEATCGQMVYLYNETQVNFGGRAEAFFASMARPDRARSADEPAGKTLRIASIDIGGGTTDLAITQYRLDDGVGNNVKISPRLLFREGFKLAGDDILLDVIQLYVLPALQAAFKQAGMVNPEAVMTRLFGHEGYMDGHSTLRQQVTLQLFMPLGQAILAAYENFDPLDINAEIDARLGELLAQAPTEKLLDYINREIQGELPGDSPAFNILDVVLIVRLSKLHAEFLSPRMNITHSLRSMSEVVAVYDCDVLLLTGRPSRFPGVQALFRHLQPLPVSRILSLDGYHTNDWYPFNKQGKIENPKSTAAVGAMLCLLSLDLRLGNFWFKAGDFQPYSTIRYLGMLDGTGALTADNVWYSDIDLDQQHFNLDVRSRFQVRGALTLGFRQLDNDRWPASPLYTLTIIDPQLARSVAGDKVLRIKLAVSRPFGDFGPERFAIADATLDDGSQVPLEHLHLKLNTLAGSGSGTTHYWIDSGSVYKK
- a CDS encoding virulence factor SrfC family protein — its product is MKSLHNILSAQVNNRRDALNRGIGKALEWLEVTRQQSRRLDREADRLAIKLVRQHNRASVLTRQAELPCAIGLFGLAQAGKSYLIGALAASDKGRVECALGNSVLDYAGQLNPQQQTANLVLRFSGQQHVGDSGWPVQLELLTECELVAVLALQYHQTSGQRVEEKAALDEHQLEDKLKNVAMYRQPEGIDGIDRAQMVALWDTLHQSLPTRAALESHFWPQAVELAPQLGVDDRARLFSLLWGEDRQLTALYRQLAHVLHHLSCVGQVRAPLSIVDEPCYSLLYRSGVSQFNASSDLTLQVQPRHNGRALPAVSVALAELTLLSREILLPLYSAPREDLFSEVDLLDYPGFDASAVLPDDEQHALALDFLQARRPFLLQRAAQQQDITHLLVCSAAARRDEIRPVGRLLDFWVKQTQGETSALRNGRKPGLIWAMTPFDQRITHGHHCDAAVQRFVGNPGDAWGAMLAMDAKGVQRMAGYLVNEVRLEGKLQRIASQRTEIQRELRENLLGRWYQAAEGEDPAQRIRIAETLLKALQTRTGVHGELLERLVPDRDTLRHLFLQRQHLQHRTTADEYSLSEADPFGIGMTIDLLSDQPLTAVQTSYQSAPQTNPEAEFAQTVYRHWINQLRLLPDHGALLELLGVSKPTLEMLTEELITASVRLELENALIKMLADDDTQGLPAEQIADRQVSRALSVLGDFVAWLGFQQRPEEQRPESRINRGQKIFAKPEAQTVDLGPGQRLSRLALKPNNHAAFYIYDWLVGLNETIVQNAGYAASGEISGEQREKLAQILALIRQ